A single Corynebacterium resistens DSM 45100 DNA region contains:
- a CDS encoding CRISPR-associated helicase/endonuclease Cas3, whose product MRIPPRTENFCVSAEGWVAARSAQARQLWAKSGDGVEWLSLPQHMLDSACAASLVFHGWLADSVKGFLCDKLRLESDQLEVLYLWLAGVHDVGKASVSFQRLVLNRPQFEYLVFQVEDAGLNVTPSAAELNLGKLPHNVASGVIVSQWLRARGWGAAKANALGAVLNAHHGRASQPGKDVGLLIDEYPEPWKEIHRELLEAMEELTGVTKPLEGLTRLKKVPVPVVQLLTGLVIIADWIASNEKLFELGSGVSQLERVAMAARGLDITAPWAPDALRWEDVDAGYRSAFSWPEDYSPRSVQRAVVEAVRKVKEPVLVVIEAETGVGKTEAGLATAEILAARNGAQGVFFAAPTMATANGLLERTIEWTGATAEEGVRSMYLAHSKNALAQPYQALRFKGIEQDADEGGGSQTDDGRGVVASQWMSGRRLGLLSNVVVGTIDQVLMMVLQQRFSMLRHAGLAGKVIIFDEVHAFDVYTSDYLCSVIEWLRYYGASVVLMSATLPPAKRRQLVEAYSEGEWESDEVQGYPLITMATEAEVRTVPVDPSPTNMETRVEVMEDSEEDLLRVVDSWLTDGGCLLIICNTIARAQSAYNLLVAHYHDEVELHHAGFMAWERAQKEEELRARLGPDAHRGQKRPHRAIVVATQVAEQSLDIDADALITDIAPMDLIIQRMGRVHRHRRPATDRPAALSEPRVAIRGLRTRVPYPAFDPGAEAIYGRALLLATMHHLPEVFRRPDDIERLVRASYDTECTPPAGWEAVWEEGRSEAAAKEESAHRRAASYRIPLPESAEVLTDLFIDESVETSADDEERGAAQVRDAEPTVEAIPIIVTEYGYRPVGWDEELLLGAPLTRQEAYRLASSTVRLPARMTRYDSDFETVVSHLERGTPAQWNEHSLLRGQLALPLRLDGTLHIGRFLVRYNSELGLECEQKIERTCNDNHACPS is encoded by the coding sequence ATGCGGATTCCACCACGGACGGAGAATTTTTGTGTCAGTGCTGAAGGATGGGTCGCAGCCCGCAGTGCACAGGCACGTCAACTCTGGGCGAAATCGGGTGACGGTGTTGAGTGGCTGAGTCTGCCACAGCACATGTTGGACTCGGCCTGTGCAGCGTCACTGGTGTTTCACGGGTGGCTAGCTGATTCAGTGAAAGGGTTTTTGTGTGACAAGCTGCGGCTCGAATCTGATCAGCTGGAAGTATTGTACTTGTGGCTGGCAGGTGTACACGATGTTGGTAAAGCCAGCGTGTCCTTTCAAAGACTTGTCCTGAATCGACCTCAGTTCGAATACCTAGTCTTTCAAGTAGAGGATGCGGGTCTTAATGTCACACCCAGCGCGGCGGAGTTGAACCTTGGTAAGTTACCGCACAATGTCGCCTCTGGAGTGATCGTCAGCCAGTGGCTACGAGCGCGTGGGTGGGGAGCAGCTAAAGCTAATGCTCTGGGAGCCGTTTTGAATGCGCATCACGGTAGAGCAAGCCAACCCGGAAAAGACGTTGGGTTACTTATTGATGAATATCCCGAGCCGTGGAAGGAAATACATCGAGAGCTTCTAGAAGCAATGGAGGAGCTTACGGGGGTCACGAAACCCTTGGAAGGGCTAACGAGACTGAAGAAAGTGCCGGTCCCAGTGGTGCAGTTGCTGACCGGGCTCGTCATTATTGCTGACTGGATTGCCTCGAACGAGAAGTTGTTTGAGTTGGGTTCGGGCGTAAGCCAATTGGAACGCGTGGCGATGGCTGCGCGTGGTCTTGATATAACAGCGCCGTGGGCGCCGGATGCCCTCAGGTGGGAGGACGTGGATGCGGGTTACCGAAGCGCTTTTTCGTGGCCCGAAGATTACAGTCCGCGCAGCGTTCAGCGTGCTGTCGTAGAGGCGGTGCGTAAAGTGAAAGAACCGGTGCTCGTAGTTATCGAGGCAGAAACCGGTGTCGGCAAAACCGAAGCCGGACTTGCTACAGCGGAAATCCTAGCTGCTCGTAATGGTGCGCAGGGGGTATTTTTTGCAGCACCCACAATGGCCACTGCCAACGGTCTACTGGAGCGGACGATCGAGTGGACCGGTGCAACCGCTGAAGAGGGTGTGCGGTCGATGTACTTAGCCCACTCGAAAAATGCACTAGCTCAGCCTTACCAAGCCCTTCGCTTCAAAGGGATTGAACAAGATGCCGATGAGGGAGGCGGTAGCCAGACAGATGATGGCCGAGGAGTAGTGGCCTCCCAGTGGATGTCGGGGCGCAGACTCGGACTTTTGTCAAACGTCGTGGTAGGCACTATTGATCAGGTGCTCATGATGGTGCTTCAGCAGCGATTTTCCATGCTGCGACATGCTGGTCTAGCGGGCAAGGTAATTATCTTTGATGAGGTTCATGCCTTTGACGTCTACACCTCCGATTATTTGTGCAGTGTTATCGAGTGGCTGCGCTACTACGGGGCAAGCGTGGTATTGATGTCCGCAACGTTGCCACCGGCAAAGCGGCGCCAGTTGGTGGAAGCATACAGCGAGGGGGAATGGGAATCGGACGAGGTGCAGGGTTATCCTCTTATCACGATGGCCACTGAGGCAGAGGTCCGCACCGTGCCGGTAGACCCCTCCCCCACGAACATGGAGACTCGCGTGGAAGTGATGGAGGATTCGGAAGAAGATCTCCTCCGAGTGGTGGACTCATGGTTGACGGACGGGGGCTGTTTACTGATTATTTGTAACACCATCGCGCGGGCGCAGTCGGCCTACAACTTGCTGGTTGCGCACTACCATGACGAAGTAGAACTACACCATGCGGGGTTTATGGCGTGGGAACGAGCCCAGAAAGAAGAAGAGCTACGGGCTCGGCTTGGGCCAGACGCTCACCGCGGACAGAAACGACCACACCGAGCAATCGTTGTAGCCACTCAGGTCGCTGAGCAGAGTCTCGACATTGATGCCGACGCACTTATCACGGACATTGCCCCTATGGACCTCATAATTCAGCGCATGGGACGAGTGCACCGCCACCGCAGACCAGCGACGGATCGTCCTGCAGCGCTTTCAGAACCACGGGTAGCAATTCGTGGTCTAAGAACGCGCGTGCCGTATCCGGCGTTTGATCCCGGGGCAGAAGCTATTTACGGGCGCGCACTGTTGTTGGCTACGATGCACCACTTGCCGGAGGTGTTTCGCAGACCTGACGACATAGAACGGCTGGTCCGCGCATCCTACGATACTGAATGTACCCCGCCTGCGGGATGGGAAGCAGTGTGGGAAGAAGGTCGTAGTGAAGCGGCTGCTAAAGAAGAGTCAGCGCACCGGCGTGCTGCCAGCTATAGGATCCCGCTGCCGGAATCAGCGGAAGTGTTGACTGATCTCTTCATTGACGAGTCGGTAGAGACTTCAGCAGATGATGAGGAGCGCGGGGCTGCTCAGGTGCGAGATGCAGAACCGACCGTGGAGGCAATCCCGATCATCGTTACCGAGTACGGATACCGACCCGTGGGTTGGGATGAAGAGTTGCTTTTGGGAGCTCCACTGACTCGACAGGAGGCTTATCGTCTCGCGTCTAGCACCGTGCGCCTGCCAGCGAGAATGACTCGGTACGACAGTGACTTCGAGACTGTAGTTAGCCATCTGGAACGGGGCACACCAGCGCAATGGAACGAGCACTCGCTGCTGCGGGGTCAACTTGCTCTGCCGCTAAGACTAGACGGCACGCTGCATATCGGGAGATTTCTAGTCCGTTACAACAGCGAGTTGGGACTGGAATGTGAACAAAAAATCGAACGGACGTGCAATGACAATCATGCATGTCCGAGTTGA
- a CDS encoding glutamyl-Q tRNA(Asp) synthetase: protein MAPSDFRPDFDPNVLAAGGGKVPASPAGRYAPSPSGDLHLGNLRTAVLAWLFARHAGYAFRMRVDDIDAQRSSSEAAARQLEDLASVGIDHDGPVTSQQENLNHYATALRKLQAAGLVYECYCSRKDIQEATRAPHARPGIYPGTCRSLNSAERVAARQELREQGRVPALRLAAGVDSWQVKEAFSAKATDGVYRDEVDDMVLRRGGNVMPGCAPGEDGDDGAGGHANDYAYNLAVVVDDALTGVRQVVRGDDLLSSAPRQAYVAHLLGLDPVEYVHVPLVLGPGGKRLAKRDGAVTLRDMDSPVEALRWILDSLGDAVDVARDAVDSLGDAVGVATEHSNDEAYSRDGVDSSVDTGQRGYSSNSAQRILTQALETFDPAKLPREPVWWNGITR, encoded by the coding sequence ATGGCCCCATCGGACTTTCGCCCGGACTTTGACCCCAATGTGTTAGCTGCAGGTGGCGGTAAAGTTCCTGCCAGCCCCGCAGGGCGGTATGCGCCGTCCCCTAGTGGGGATCTACATCTTGGAAATTTGCGCACAGCGGTGCTCGCGTGGCTTTTTGCACGTCACGCGGGGTATGCCTTCCGTATGCGCGTTGATGACATCGACGCGCAGCGATCCTCGTCCGAGGCGGCGGCGCGGCAGCTGGAGGATTTGGCGTCGGTGGGAATAGACCACGATGGGCCGGTGACGAGTCAGCAAGAAAACCTTAACCACTACGCGACGGCGCTGAGGAAACTGCAGGCCGCGGGGCTGGTGTATGAATGCTATTGCTCGAGGAAGGATATTCAAGAGGCGACTCGCGCACCACATGCGAGGCCCGGTATTTACCCCGGGACGTGCCGTTCGCTGAATAGTGCCGAGCGTGTCGCGGCCCGCCAGGAACTTCGTGAGCAAGGACGCGTGCCGGCTTTGCGGTTAGCGGCGGGGGTGGACTCGTGGCAGGTGAAGGAGGCGTTTTCCGCGAAAGCCACGGATGGGGTGTATCGCGATGAGGTTGATGACATGGTGCTGCGCCGCGGGGGCAATGTAATGCCGGGGTGCGCGCCGGGTGAGGATGGGGACGATGGTGCGGGAGGTCACGCGAATGACTACGCGTACAACCTGGCGGTGGTGGTGGATGATGCCCTTACGGGTGTGCGGCAGGTCGTGCGTGGGGATGATCTGCTGAGTTCCGCGCCGCGGCAGGCATATGTGGCGCATCTGCTGGGCCTGGACCCGGTGGAGTATGTGCATGTCCCGCTGGTTTTGGGGCCTGGGGGTAAGCGCTTGGCGAAGCGAGATGGTGCGGTAACTCTACGGGATATGGATTCGCCCGTTGAGGCGCTGCGATGGATTCTAGATTCACTGGGGGACGCGGTGGACGTGGCGAGGGACGCGGTGGATTCACTGGGGGACGCGGTGGGTGTGGCGACAGAGCACTCTAACGATGAGGCGTATTCAAGGGATGGAGTGGATTCCTCAGTGGATACGGGACAACGCGGATACTCGTCCAATAGCGCCCAGCGAATCCTCACCCAGGCGTTGGAAACGTTCGACCCGGCAAAGCTTCCGCGAGAGCCGGTGTGGTGGAACGGAATCACTCGGTAG
- a CDS encoding metallophosphoesterase family protein, translated as MSNENPTPARKVSRRAVLGGGSVLAATAAATGFVNAAQAQSSFNGGFGSSLGSSAGSSLGSSAPGQNHNLDADGAAGPLPLRFQPNGRFKIVQFNDTQDDHLTDRRTIEFMGKVLDQEKPNFALINGDVITDGPKNPRQVYEAINNVVLPMETRGIPWAITFGNHDEDSVEDANTGVYERHMADFVRQYKHNLNPVAPDRPFGHSDAQLLIASAKDKARAKFGIWLLDSGNYLPEADPVQKNDDIPHYDYIRPAQVEWYINASKAAEQRFGAKIPSLMYFHIPTYEHRDMWYGGPAKHLEVNHVKAKSTFKIDGVKNEDVYYGSFNSGIYGAVRDRGDVLGIYCGHDHINSYKGNYHGVELGYCPGTGFAPYGLNDGTWQQHTLRGARVFELNENSEKIYESTRLIFAKDLGLDMQPKKQPIAKPEALPKYVKLPG; from the coding sequence GTGTCGAACGAAAACCCCACGCCAGCCCGCAAAGTCAGTCGCCGTGCCGTCTTGGGAGGCGGGTCTGTGCTTGCAGCTACTGCAGCGGCAACCGGCTTTGTAAATGCAGCTCAAGCGCAATCTTCCTTCAATGGCGGTTTCGGTTCCAGCCTGGGCTCCAGCGCCGGTTCCAGCCTCGGATCTTCCGCTCCAGGGCAAAACCACAATCTAGATGCCGACGGCGCCGCCGGTCCGCTCCCGCTGCGCTTCCAGCCCAATGGCCGATTCAAAATTGTTCAATTTAATGACACGCAGGACGATCACCTCACCGATCGCCGCACTATCGAATTCATGGGCAAGGTTCTGGACCAAGAAAAGCCGAATTTCGCACTGATCAACGGCGACGTCATCACCGACGGCCCCAAGAACCCCCGCCAGGTCTACGAGGCGATCAACAACGTCGTCCTGCCCATGGAAACCCGTGGCATTCCATGGGCGATCACCTTCGGCAATCACGATGAAGATTCCGTCGAGGACGCAAACACCGGTGTCTACGAACGCCACATGGCCGACTTCGTGCGCCAGTACAAGCACAACTTAAATCCGGTTGCACCTGATCGGCCTTTTGGCCATTCCGACGCCCAGCTGCTCATCGCCTCCGCCAAGGACAAGGCTCGCGCCAAATTCGGCATCTGGCTACTGGATTCGGGCAACTACCTACCGGAAGCGGATCCGGTACAGAAGAATGATGACATTCCACACTACGACTACATCCGCCCAGCACAGGTGGAGTGGTACATCAATGCGTCGAAGGCTGCGGAACAGCGTTTTGGAGCGAAAATCCCCAGCTTGATGTACTTCCACATCCCGACCTACGAGCATCGCGACATGTGGTACGGCGGCCCAGCGAAGCATCTTGAGGTCAACCACGTTAAGGCGAAGTCCACATTCAAGATCGATGGTGTGAAGAACGAGGATGTGTACTACGGCTCGTTCAACTCCGGTATCTACGGTGCGGTCCGCGATCGCGGCGATGTGCTGGGAATTTACTGCGGTCACGACCACATCAACAGCTACAAGGGGAACTACCACGGTGTGGAGCTGGGCTACTGCCCGGGCACCGGATTTGCCCCGTATGGCCTGAACGATGGTACTTGGCAGCAGCACACCCTCCGCGGCGCTCGCGTATTCGAGCTCAATGAGAACTCCGAGAAGATCTACGAATCGACCCGCCTAATCTTCGCGAAGGACCTCGGCCTCGATATGCAGCCGAAGAAGCAACCCATCGCGAAGCCGGAAGCGCTGCCCAAGTACGTGAAACTACCGGGCTAG
- a CDS encoding crotonase/enoyl-CoA hydratase family protein encodes MSATVKDIQASNRAVSLIKGTDPQTGAPNGIAYVTLNRPSKLNSLTLPVLDELVATARAIRRDRTIRVVILSGAGGNFSAGLDFASALKTPAKIARTFAPRPWRGTNTFQEAPWAWRRLPIPVIAAVEGYCFGGGVQIAAAADYRFTSSDATWSVLEAKWGLVPDMSGIASLKQILPIDTAKRLAMTGEILSGEKAVELGLASEVASDPVAAAEDLAHQLIARSPDSVAYAKRLFDETWTSGPRATFFKERIRQARLLMLDNTRIAQKLGLQTKSSSNDHSAASKGWLLQFKPRSVR; translated from the coding sequence ATGTCAGCAACTGTGAAAGACATCCAGGCTAGCAATCGCGCCGTCTCCCTCATCAAAGGCACCGATCCGCAGACCGGCGCCCCCAACGGCATCGCGTACGTCACGCTCAACCGCCCCAGCAAACTCAATTCGCTGACACTCCCGGTCCTTGATGAGCTCGTCGCCACGGCTCGCGCCATACGTCGCGATCGCACGATTCGTGTTGTCATCCTCTCCGGCGCCGGCGGGAACTTCAGCGCAGGCCTCGACTTCGCCTCGGCCCTGAAGACCCCCGCGAAGATCGCCCGCACCTTCGCACCCCGGCCGTGGCGTGGCACCAATACTTTCCAGGAAGCGCCCTGGGCGTGGCGTCGTCTACCAATCCCCGTTATCGCAGCGGTCGAAGGCTACTGCTTCGGTGGCGGAGTGCAGATCGCCGCCGCAGCGGATTACCGTTTTACTTCTTCCGACGCCACCTGGTCCGTCCTCGAAGCTAAATGGGGCTTGGTGCCCGATATGTCCGGCATCGCGTCGCTGAAGCAGATCCTGCCGATCGATACCGCTAAACGCCTCGCGATGACTGGCGAGATCCTCTCCGGCGAGAAAGCGGTGGAGCTGGGCCTGGCCAGCGAAGTTGCCAGCGATCCGGTGGCTGCTGCAGAGGACTTGGCTCACCAATTGATCGCTCGTTCGCCCGATTCGGTGGCTTATGCCAAGCGCTTATTCGATGAAACGTGGACCAGTGGTCCGCGCGCAACATTCTTTAAGGAGCGCATCCGGCAAGCTCGATTGTTGATGTTGGACAATACTCGGATTGCTCAAAAGTTGGGTCTTCAGACAAAGTCCAGTTCCAATGATCACAGCGCTGCATCGAAGGGGTGGTTATTGCAGTTCAAACCGCGCTCTGTACGATAG
- the casA gene encoding type I-E CRISPR-associated protein Cse1/CasA, with protein sequence MSENQRFNLLDEPWILCMDESGVQHALSIRNIFSGQGEAHRVVGDSPTQDYAIIRLLMAIFWRAHAHELAHRLDSRRAREDFTWGEWFASTRAHVVETGRDDVVLEYLKSVEDRFDLLSPTLPFMQVSNLRTAKGEYKPVTALVPEAAGDFFTMRTGRGRGSLSLAEAARWLVHLQAYDFSGIKSGAVGDARVKGGKGYPIGTGWTGRTGGTLVLGSNGVLETIVLNTVPKAVVDTKSRGAVTGDKPVWERAADTASQRLGGDEKLGVVPAGASDLATWQARRVRLVVEQDRVIGAVVCNGDRIPDAGKNVMDDPHTPYRYSPNQSKAGKPAYYARPYDPTRTVWRALDALIAVEGDSGFDDKKNMPPKRPSNLSNLATLRMDEYVGEDVFDVVLISMEYGSNESLVASTFSATIGMPLLVLRSDDTGRLARQAVRDAAECTRAAATSLGWFAGQLHEAAGGEYAFGAVETDRFYAQMEPHFLNWIVELGSNSGSKTGEALSALQLVWQRRLRHAVLEIAKELIRGAGHKAVVGREVKTDEDSTRLVSAGSLFRQLEHRLGKDLPLTHKSHKEVHDDTTN encoded by the coding sequence GTGAGTGAAAACCAAAGGTTTAATCTCCTCGATGAACCGTGGATTCTATGTATGGATGAAAGTGGTGTGCAGCACGCACTGAGCATTCGAAACATTTTCTCTGGACAGGGGGAGGCCCACCGAGTGGTGGGTGATTCACCCACGCAGGATTACGCAATAATCCGGTTGCTCATGGCTATCTTTTGGCGAGCTCATGCTCATGAGCTGGCACACCGATTAGATAGTCGTAGAGCAAGGGAAGATTTCACGTGGGGAGAGTGGTTCGCGAGTACGCGCGCTCATGTTGTTGAAACAGGTCGCGACGACGTGGTGCTTGAGTACCTCAAGTCTGTCGAAGACCGTTTCGACTTGCTTTCACCCACGCTCCCATTCATGCAGGTAAGCAACCTGAGAACTGCGAAAGGTGAATACAAGCCGGTGACCGCTTTGGTCCCAGAGGCTGCCGGGGATTTCTTCACGATGAGGACTGGACGAGGGCGGGGATCCCTGAGTTTGGCGGAAGCAGCTAGGTGGCTTGTCCATCTTCAGGCTTATGACTTTTCAGGAATCAAATCCGGTGCTGTGGGCGATGCGAGAGTAAAAGGAGGTAAGGGCTATCCCATCGGTACGGGATGGACTGGGCGCACTGGTGGCACCCTTGTCTTAGGCTCGAACGGGGTACTGGAAACTATCGTTCTCAACACAGTGCCCAAGGCGGTGGTAGACACCAAGAGCAGAGGCGCGGTAACCGGAGATAAGCCGGTGTGGGAGCGTGCAGCGGACACGGCAAGTCAGCGCCTTGGTGGCGATGAGAAATTAGGGGTTGTTCCCGCCGGCGCAAGTGATCTCGCTACGTGGCAGGCACGGCGCGTGCGCCTAGTGGTTGAACAAGATCGTGTTATAGGCGCGGTGGTGTGCAATGGTGACCGCATCCCGGATGCGGGCAAAAACGTAATGGACGACCCCCATACCCCTTATCGTTATAGTCCGAATCAGTCCAAGGCAGGCAAGCCTGCTTATTACGCGCGTCCTTATGACCCCACCCGAACAGTGTGGCGGGCACTGGATGCACTCATTGCGGTAGAGGGTGATAGCGGATTCGATGACAAGAAGAACATGCCACCTAAACGCCCCTCGAATCTGTCCAATCTTGCCACACTGCGCATGGACGAATACGTAGGAGAAGACGTGTTTGATGTCGTGTTGATCTCCATGGAGTACGGCTCAAACGAATCTTTGGTCGCATCGACTTTCAGCGCCACAATTGGCATGCCACTACTGGTTTTGCGCAGTGACGACACCGGACGCCTCGCCCGCCAAGCAGTCCGAGACGCCGCTGAATGTACTCGCGCCGCAGCGACCAGTTTGGGCTGGTTTGCTGGTCAACTTCATGAGGCTGCAGGAGGAGAATATGCGTTCGGTGCTGTTGAAACCGATCGCTTCTACGCTCAGATGGAACCGCATTTCCTCAATTGGATTGTGGAGCTTGGTTCGAACAGCGGCTCCAAGACTGGTGAAGCGTTAAGTGCTCTACAACTGGTGTGGCAACGTCGTCTCCGCCATGCGGTACTTGAGATAGCCAAGGAACTAATCCGCGGTGCGGGACATAAGGCAGTGGTGGGGCGCGAGGTGAAAACAGATGAGGATTCTACGCGCTTAGTCAGCGCGGGTTCTCTCTTTCGTCAACTCGAGCATCGTTTAGGTAAAGACTTGCCACTCACTCACAAATCTCATAAGGAGGTTCACGATGACACCACAAATTAA
- the nadA gene encoding quinolinate synthase NadA: MTNSSLQRLDSFLLPKVQRTQGVWGGVEANEEWATEIERLKQERNAVILAHNYQIPEIQDIADFTGDSLALSRKAAETDADVIVFCGVHFMAESAKILSPNKTVLIPDEEAGCSLADSITADELRGWKAEHPDAVVVSYVNTTADVKALTDICCTSSNAVDVVESIDPDKEVLFCPDQFLGAHVQRETGRDNIRVWAGECHVHAGINGAELAEQAKANPEADLYIHPECGCANSAIFLAGEGTIEKERVHMLSTGGMLDMAKEEGAVATAPRTSRKVLVATEIGMLHQLRQAAPDVDFQPINDRASCVYMKMITPAALLRCLAEVADEVDVPTEVADKARASLEAMIAIGNPGSGE; encoded by the coding sequence ATGACGAATTCCTCACTCCAGCGGTTGGATTCCTTCCTGCTGCCCAAGGTGCAACGGACTCAAGGGGTATGGGGAGGCGTCGAGGCAAACGAAGAATGGGCCACAGAAATCGAGCGCTTGAAGCAGGAGCGCAATGCCGTCATTCTGGCCCATAATTACCAAATCCCGGAGATCCAAGACATTGCGGATTTCACGGGTGATTCCTTGGCGCTTTCCCGCAAGGCGGCGGAGACTGATGCGGATGTCATCGTGTTCTGCGGTGTGCATTTCATGGCCGAGAGCGCGAAGATCCTCTCCCCCAACAAGACGGTGCTGATTCCCGATGAGGAGGCCGGCTGCTCGCTGGCCGATTCCATTACCGCCGACGAGCTGCGGGGATGGAAGGCTGAACATCCCGACGCCGTGGTGGTCAGCTACGTCAACACCACCGCTGACGTGAAGGCATTGACGGATATCTGCTGTACGTCCTCGAACGCGGTAGATGTCGTTGAATCCATCGATCCCGATAAGGAAGTGCTTTTCTGCCCGGATCAGTTCTTAGGCGCGCACGTACAACGCGAGACCGGCCGCGACAATATTCGTGTGTGGGCCGGCGAATGCCACGTGCACGCGGGCATCAATGGTGCGGAGCTAGCGGAGCAGGCCAAGGCCAATCCCGAGGCTGACCTGTACATTCACCCCGAGTGTGGTTGCGCAAACTCCGCGATTTTCTTAGCAGGCGAAGGCACGATTGAAAAGGAGCGCGTGCATATGCTGTCCACGGGCGGGATGTTGGATATGGCGAAGGAGGAAGGCGCCGTCGCTACCGCTCCTCGCACCTCCCGCAAGGTGCTCGTAGCCACAGAGATTGGCATGCTGCACCAGCTACGCCAAGCCGCGCCGGATGTGGACTTCCAGCCCATCAACGATCGTGCATCGTGTGTGTACATGAAGATGATCACTCCGGCGGCTTTGCTGCGTTGCCTTGCCGAAGTCGCAGATGAAGTCGACGTTCCCACCGAGGTTGCGGACAAGGCCCGCGCGTCGCTGGAAGCAATGATCGCCATTGGTAATCCGGGAAGTGGTGAGTAG
- a CDS encoding nicotinate-nucleotide diphosphorylase, with translation MTAIRPLNENNTRGLIRAALREDLAYGPDITTVATVDADELSQARFVTREDGVVAALEVIGWVFDVLLENEPASEAEASLCEETSPEGSSAERAQAREAAGVRVNLLVNDGDRVGPGQTIAEVQAPTRLLLTAERTILNVLTHACGVATETRRWVDAVAGTGAEIRDTRKTLPGMRGLQKYAVRAAGGTNHRMGLGDAAMIKDNHVAAASRRMSSKILAPETSSAADTAAGVVEALRAIRAAAPHVPCEVEVDTLDQLEALLALPEPPELILLDNFSVGGTIEAVRRRDEALQGRDVAVKLESSGGLTLDVARSYAEAGVDYLAVGALTHSVRALDIGLDY, from the coding sequence ATGACAGCCATTCGTCCTCTGAACGAAAACAACACCCGCGGTTTGATCCGCGCTGCGCTTCGCGAGGATCTGGCGTACGGCCCAGATATCACGACCGTGGCCACTGTGGATGCGGACGAGCTCTCGCAGGCACGATTCGTCACGCGCGAAGATGGTGTGGTCGCCGCACTCGAGGTCATCGGTTGGGTCTTCGACGTGTTGCTGGAAAACGAGCCCGCCTCCGAAGCTGAAGCCTCGCTGTGTGAGGAAACCTCCCCCGAAGGTTCCTCCGCAGAACGCGCCCAGGCTCGCGAGGCCGCCGGGGTGCGCGTGAACCTGCTGGTCAACGACGGGGACCGCGTGGGTCCTGGACAAACCATTGCCGAGGTGCAGGCGCCAACCCGTCTGTTGCTGACCGCCGAGCGCACTATTTTGAATGTACTCACGCACGCTTGTGGCGTCGCCACCGAAACTCGCCGGTGGGTGGATGCAGTGGCAGGGACTGGTGCCGAAATCCGTGACACCCGCAAGACTCTGCCCGGCATGCGCGGATTGCAGAAGTACGCTGTGCGCGCGGCCGGTGGAACGAACCACCGGATGGGCTTGGGCGATGCCGCAATGATTAAGGACAATCACGTGGCGGCGGCATCGCGCAGGATGAGCAGTAAAATCCTGGCGCCCGAAACCAGCAGCGCAGCGGATACTGCCGCAGGCGTGGTGGAGGCGTTGCGTGCCATTCGCGCCGCTGCCCCGCACGTGCCCTGCGAGGTGGAGGTCGATACTCTCGACCAACTCGAGGCCCTTCTTGCCCTTCCAGAGCCGCCGGAGCTGATCTTGCTGGATAACTTCAGCGTGGGTGGCACTATCGAAGCGGTTCGACGCCGCGACGAGGCCCTTCAAGGCCGTGACGTCGCAGTCAAGCTGGAATCCTCTGGCGGGCTGACCTTGGATGTTGCCCGGAGCTACGCGGAAGCCGGAGTGGATTATTTGGCAGTGGGAGCGCTTACCCACTCGGTCCGCGCGCTCGACATTGGGCTGGACTACTAG